The following coding sequences lie in one Aspergillus luchuensis IFO 4308 DNA, chromosome 8, nearly complete sequence genomic window:
- a CDS encoding uncharacterized protein (COG:S;~EggNog:ENOG410PNYD;~TransMembrane:7 (o12-32i44-65o85-108i120-141o174-194i206-226o246-268i)), producing the protein MTLNRNAAVRAVPAVFLAVTSITVLLRCYVRLRLVKAFGWDDGLMVLAMAVYAMFCGVMIGGSLYGTGKHFADLTASHRVTAMKYWWLCEIGYCFSSIFCKCSICIFLTRITIKRPHLAFLYIIMTCTVLMGLVLMFSLLLQCRPVSYFWTRVAFDPTVEGTCVKTELVIALTWAYSAVAACCDLAVGIVPYFIIRKLNMPWRRKVAAIGISSIGCIACCAVIVRIPYVPTFADPDFLYATYEVAVWSYVEVGLGIFAGSMATLHPLLKHLRTCFTKPGMTRLSSRSSSGPGATAPKAEFVSVSSYPSAPVTLFRPGNVVNMTTTIQGDGEGVAHPDSCSPRASRDTGRRTNDILIQQTFNLDTGWDSRNSSVV; encoded by the exons ATGACGCTCAACCGCAATGCCGCCGTCCGCGCCGTCCCTGCAGTATTTTTGGCTGTGACTTCCATCACAGTCCTGCTCCGTTGCTATGTCCGGTTAAGGCTGGTAAAAGCCtttggatgggatgatggccTCATGGTCCTAGCCATG GCCGTCTATGCCATGTTCTGTGGCGTCATGATCGGAGGCAGTCTATACGGCACGGGAAAACATTTCGCTGACTTAACGGCAAGCCACCGAGTTACGGCAATGAAG TACTGGTGGCTTTGCGAGATTGGATactgcttctcttccatttTTTGCAAATGTTCAATATGCATCTTTCTCACTCGTATCACCATCAAGCGACCGCACCTGGCATTTCtatacatcatcatgacttGCACCGTCCTAATGGGGCTTGTGCTCATGTTTTCGCTTTTGCTGCAGTGTCGTCCTGTATCTTATTTCTGGACCAGGGTCGCCTTTGATCCCACTGTGGAGGGAACGTGTGTGAAGACCGAATTAGTTATTGCCCTGACCTGGGCATACAGCGCAGTTGCTGCCTGCTGTGATCTAGCGGTTGGGATTGTTCCATACTTTATCATTCGAAAGTTGAATATGCCGTGGCGGAGAAAAGTGGCTGCGATCGGTATCAGCAGCATCGGTTGCAT CGCCTGCTGTGCCGTCATTGTTCGCATCCCTTATGTGCCCACATTTGCCGATCCGGACTTCCTTT ACGCGACTTATGAGGTGGCCGTTTGGTCTTATGTCGAGGTTGGCCTGGGAATCTTTGCGGGTAGTATGGCCACTCTACATCCGTTACTCAAGCATCTTCGGACATGCTTCACCAAACCTGGAATGACGCGGTTGAGCTCACGCAGCTCGTCCGGGCCGGGGGCCACAGCTCCCAAGGCCGAATTTGTTTCTGTCTCTTCCTACCCATCAGCGCCCGTGACCTTATTTCGCCCGGGGAATGTCGTGAACATGACCACCACTATCCAAGGGGACGGAGAAGGCGTGGCCCACCCTGATTCCTGTTCACCCAGAGCCAGCCGTGACACTGGGAGGCGTACGAATGACATTCTCATCCAACAGACTTTTAACCTGGATACCGGGTGGGACTCTAGGAATAGCAGTGTGGTGTGA